In Apium graveolens cultivar Ventura chromosome 10, ASM990537v1, whole genome shotgun sequence, the following are encoded in one genomic region:
- the LOC141691772 gene encoding uncharacterized protein LOC141691772 has protein sequence MSGVSNLGKALTVVFIFSVIALLSELLYVLWRRRIIFRHHCDPPQPAVEHQPETLSTSNNIPPTPSKKDLLYFLCLGTQSRVEPDGSAPTRRTEGSVEDDDVDIIDLYKLREMYGPSRLLFTIKEEEKEELESEKSITKSRNLSQSFGETGAVPEVVVTIEEGIEETPFSTPCDSPLYFTPLASPVHPVMTQACADEMAS, from the coding sequence ATGAGTGGGGTAAGCAATCTCGGTAAAGCTCTCACCGTCGTTTTCATCTTCTCAGTCATTGCCCTCTTATCAGAACTCCTTTACGTTCTCTGGCGCCGACGGATCATTTTCCGGCACCACTGTGATCCACCACAACCCGCCGTTGAACACCAACCCGAAACATTATCAACTTCTAATAATATTCCACCAACTCCATCCAAAAAAGACCTTCTATACTTCTTATGTTTAGGAACTCAGTCCCGGGTCGAGCCCGACGGATCAGCTCCGACCCGGAGAACAGAAGGGTCAGTAGAGGACGATGACGTGGATATTATTGATTTGTACAAGTTGAGAGAGATGTACGGACCGTCCAGGCTTTTGTTTACAATAAAagaggaggagaaagaagaattGGAGTCTGAAAAGTCGATAACAAAGTCTAGGAATTTGAGTCAGAGCTTTGGAGAAACCGGAGCTGTGCCGGAGGTTGTGGTGACAATTGAAGAGGGTATTGAAGAGACTCCGTTTTCTACTCCTTGTGACTCACCGTTGTATTTTACTCCGTTGGCTTCTCCGGTGCACCCTGTCATGACACAAGCTTGTGCTGATGAAATGGCGTCTTAG